Proteins encoded by one window of Leopardus geoffroyi isolate Oge1 chromosome X, O.geoffroyi_Oge1_pat1.0, whole genome shotgun sequence:
- the ITM2A gene encoding integral membrane protein 2A isoform X1: MVKTAFNTVTAVQKEEARQDVEALVNRTVGAQILTRKELQFATQEKEGSSGRCMLTLSYILAGLIVGGACIYKYFVPKNTIYHGEMCFFDSEDPANSLQGAEPYFLPVTEEADIREDDNIAIIDVPVPSFSDSDPAAIIHDFEKGMTAYLDLLLGNCYLMPLNTSVVLPPKNLVEFFGKLESGRYLSHTYVVREDLVAVEEIRDVSNLGIFIYQLCNNRKSFRLRRRDLLLGFNKRAIDKCWKIRHFPNEFVVETKICQE; this comes from the exons ATGGTGAAAACAGCCTTCAATACAGTCACAGCGGTGCAAAAAGAGGAGGCACGGCAAGACGTGGAGGCCCTTGTAAACCGAACGGTGGGAGCTCAGATCTTGACCCGCAAG GAGCTCCAATTTGCCACCCAGGAAAAAGAGGGCTCCTCTGGTAGATGCATGCTTACTCTTTCATACATCTTGGCAGGACTTATTGTTGGTGGAGCCTGCATTTACAAGTACTTCGTGCCCAag AATACCATCTACCATGGAGAGATGTGCTTCTTTGACTCTGAAGACCCTGCAAATTCCCTTCAAGGAGCAGAGCCCTACTTCCTGCCTGTGACAGAGGAAGCTGACATCCGTGAAGATGACAACATCGCAATCATTGATGTGCCTGTCCCCAGTTTCTCTGATAGTGATCCTGCAGCTATTATTCACGACTTTGAAAAG GGCATGACTGCTTACCTGGACTTGCTCCTAGGGAACTGTTATCTGATGCCTCTCAATACTTCTGTTGTTCTTCCTCCAAAGAATTTGGTGGAGTTCTTTGGCAAACTGGAA agtGGCAGATACCTGTCTCACACATATGTTGTTCGTGAAGACCTGGTTGCTGTAGAGGAGATCCGTGATGTTAGCAACCTTGGCATATTTATTTACCAACTTTGCAACAACCGCAAGTCCTTCCGCCTTCGTAGAAGAGACCTCTTGCTGG GTTTCAACAAACGTGCCATTGATAAATGCTGGAAGATTAGACACTTCCCCAACGAATTTGTTGTTGAGACCAAGATCTGTCAAGAGTGA
- the ITM2A gene encoding integral membrane protein 2A isoform X2, translating to MVKTAFNTVTAVQKEEARQDVEALVNRTELQFATQEKEGSSGRCMLTLSYILAGLIVGGACIYKYFVPKNTIYHGEMCFFDSEDPANSLQGAEPYFLPVTEEADIREDDNIAIIDVPVPSFSDSDPAAIIHDFEKGMTAYLDLLLGNCYLMPLNTSVVLPPKNLVEFFGKLESGRYLSHTYVVREDLVAVEEIRDVSNLGIFIYQLCNNRKSFRLRRRDLLLGFNKRAIDKCWKIRHFPNEFVVETKICQE from the exons ATGGTGAAAACAGCCTTCAATACAGTCACAGCGGTGCAAAAAGAGGAGGCACGGCAAGACGTGGAGGCCCTTGTAAACCGAACG GAGCTCCAATTTGCCACCCAGGAAAAAGAGGGCTCCTCTGGTAGATGCATGCTTACTCTTTCATACATCTTGGCAGGACTTATTGTTGGTGGAGCCTGCATTTACAAGTACTTCGTGCCCAag AATACCATCTACCATGGAGAGATGTGCTTCTTTGACTCTGAAGACCCTGCAAATTCCCTTCAAGGAGCAGAGCCCTACTTCCTGCCTGTGACAGAGGAAGCTGACATCCGTGAAGATGACAACATCGCAATCATTGATGTGCCTGTCCCCAGTTTCTCTGATAGTGATCCTGCAGCTATTATTCACGACTTTGAAAAG GGCATGACTGCTTACCTGGACTTGCTCCTAGGGAACTGTTATCTGATGCCTCTCAATACTTCTGTTGTTCTTCCTCCAAAGAATTTGGTGGAGTTCTTTGGCAAACTGGAA agtGGCAGATACCTGTCTCACACATATGTTGTTCGTGAAGACCTGGTTGCTGTAGAGGAGATCCGTGATGTTAGCAACCTTGGCATATTTATTTACCAACTTTGCAACAACCGCAAGTCCTTCCGCCTTCGTAGAAGAGACCTCTTGCTGG GTTTCAACAAACGTGCCATTGATAAATGCTGGAAGATTAGACACTTCCCCAACGAATTTGTTGTTGAGACCAAGATCTGTCAAGAGTGA